The proteins below come from a single Kitasatospora sp. NBC_00315 genomic window:
- a CDS encoding WD40/YVTN/BNR-like repeat-containing protein: MTEVLLAVGTQKGLFLGRSHDRVDWEFSGPHFPMNAVYSVSIDRRGGRVRVLAGADSSHWGPSVWRSDDLGGSWYEPPRPAIGFPEHTGASLTRVWQLQPAGDEAPGVVYAGTEPAALFRSEDGGESFALVESLWDHPQRAHWGAGYGGQGLHTVLTDPRDPQTVLVAVSSGGVYRTKDGGQSWQPSNTGLRAEFLPQESQYPEFGQCVHKIARDPVDPDRLYLQNHGGVYRSDDAGATWRFVADGLPADFGFAVAAHPRRADTAYVFPLDGAASRMPPGRRCRVFRTEDAGDSWQPLAEGLPGGDHYGVVLRDALRSDDADPAGLYFGNRNGEVHASADEGDSWRLLVSHLPDVLCVRAAVIG; the protein is encoded by the coding sequence ATGACCGAAGTGCTGTTGGCCGTCGGGACGCAGAAGGGTTTGTTCCTCGGGCGGAGCCACGACCGGGTGGACTGGGAGTTCAGCGGTCCGCATTTCCCGATGAACGCGGTCTACTCCGTCTCGATCGACCGCCGCGGCGGCCGGGTCCGGGTGCTGGCGGGTGCCGACAGCAGCCACTGGGGCCCGTCGGTGTGGCGCTCCGACGACCTGGGCGGCAGTTGGTACGAGCCGCCCAGGCCCGCGATCGGGTTCCCCGAGCACACCGGCGCCTCGCTCACCCGGGTCTGGCAGCTCCAGCCCGCCGGTGACGAGGCGCCCGGTGTGGTCTACGCGGGCACCGAGCCGGCCGCGTTGTTCCGCTCCGAGGACGGCGGCGAGTCCTTCGCCCTGGTCGAGTCGCTCTGGGACCACCCGCAGCGCGCGCACTGGGGCGCCGGGTACGGCGGGCAGGGGCTGCACACCGTCCTGACCGACCCGCGCGACCCGCAGACGGTGCTGGTGGCGGTCTCCAGCGGCGGCGTGTACCGGACGAAGGACGGCGGGCAGAGCTGGCAGCCGTCCAACACCGGCCTGCGGGCGGAGTTCCTGCCGCAGGAGAGCCAGTACCCGGAGTTCGGCCAGTGCGTGCACAAGATCGCCCGCGACCCGGTCGACCCCGACCGTCTCTACCTGCAGAACCACGGCGGCGTCTACCGCAGTGACGACGCGGGCGCGACCTGGCGGTTCGTCGCCGACGGACTGCCCGCCGACTTCGGCTTCGCCGTCGCCGCCCATCCCCGGCGCGCCGACACCGCGTACGTCTTCCCGCTGGACGGCGCCGCCAGCCGGATGCCGCCCGGGCGCCGCTGCCGGGTGTTCCGCACCGAGGACGCCGGCGACAGCTGGCAGCCGCTCGCCGAGGGGCTGCCGGGCGGCGACCACTACGGCGTGGTCCTGCGCGACGCGTTGCGCAGCGACGACGCGGATCCGGCCGGCCTCTACTTCGGCAACCGCAACGGCGAGGTGCACGCGAGCGCGGACGAGGGCGACAGCTGGCGGCTGCTGGTCTCCCACCTGCCGGACGTGCTCTGCGTCCGGGCCGCCGTGATCGGCTGA
- a CDS encoding NAD(P)/FAD-dependent oxidoreductase, which produces MSARESDRYDVIVLGAGPTGENLADRTTAAGLRTVVVESELVGGECSYWACMPSKALLRPVAALAGARAVAGSREAVVGRLDVSAVLARRDSFTSHWRDDGQVEWLDGAGIDLVRGHGRLTGERTVTVTTADGAERVLTARHAVAVCTGSRAVLPEGVPGLAGARPWTSREATSAAKVPGRLVVVGGGVVGVEMATAWQALGAEVVLLVRGERLLPRMEPFAGELVADGLREAGVDVRTHAAVASLERPAADGPVTVVLDGGERLTADEVLYATGRAPRTEDLGLERIGLEPGSWLVTDDGCAVLGVPGGWLYAAGDVNHRALLTHQGKYQARIAGNAIGALARGEVLDTARWGAHVASADTAGAPQVVFTEPEAAAVGLSLAEAQRAGLRVKAVDHDLGQVAGASLYGDHYRGRARVVFDLDRRLLVGATFVGPGVAELLHSATVAVVGEVPIERLWHAVPAYPTISEVWLRLLEDCRG; this is translated from the coding sequence GTGAGCGCGCGGGAGAGCGACCGGTACGACGTGATCGTCCTCGGGGCCGGCCCCACCGGGGAGAACCTCGCCGACCGGACGACGGCCGCCGGGCTGCGCACGGTCGTCGTGGAGAGCGAGCTGGTCGGCGGCGAGTGCTCGTACTGGGCGTGCATGCCCAGCAAGGCGCTGCTGCGGCCGGTGGCCGCGCTGGCCGGCGCGCGGGCGGTGGCCGGCTCCCGGGAGGCGGTGGTCGGCCGGCTGGACGTGTCGGCGGTGCTGGCCCGGCGCGACTCCTTCACCTCGCACTGGCGGGACGACGGCCAGGTCGAGTGGCTCGACGGCGCGGGCATCGACCTGGTGCGCGGGCACGGCAGGCTGACCGGCGAGCGGACGGTCACCGTGACCACCGCCGACGGCGCCGAGCGCGTCCTGACCGCCCGGCATGCCGTGGCGGTCTGCACCGGCAGCCGCGCGGTGCTGCCCGAGGGTGTGCCCGGCCTCGCCGGGGCCCGTCCGTGGACCAGCCGCGAGGCGACGTCGGCGGCGAAGGTGCCGGGGCGGCTGGTGGTGGTCGGCGGCGGCGTGGTCGGCGTGGAGATGGCCACCGCCTGGCAGGCGCTGGGCGCCGAGGTGGTGCTGCTGGTGCGCGGCGAGCGGCTGCTGCCCCGGATGGAGCCGTTCGCGGGCGAGCTGGTCGCGGACGGGCTGCGCGAGGCGGGGGTGGACGTGCGCACGCACGCCGCCGTCGCCTCGCTGGAGCGCCCGGCGGCCGACGGGCCGGTGACCGTGGTCCTGGACGGCGGCGAGCGGCTGACCGCCGACGAGGTGCTGTACGCGACCGGCCGGGCGCCCCGGACCGAGGACCTCGGCCTGGAGCGGATCGGCCTGGAGCCCGGCTCCTGGCTGGTGACGGACGACGGCTGCGCCGTGCTCGGGGTGCCCGGCGGCTGGCTGTACGCGGCGGGCGACGTCAACCACCGGGCGCTGCTCACCCACCAGGGCAAGTACCAGGCCCGGATCGCCGGCAACGCGATCGGCGCCCTGGCCAGGGGCGAGGTGCTGGACACCGCGCGCTGGGGCGCGCACGTGGCCTCCGCCGACACCGCGGGCGCGCCGCAGGTGGTGTTCACCGAGCCGGAGGCTGCGGCGGTCGGCCTGAGCCTGGCCGAGGCGCAGCGGGCCGGCCTGCGGGTGAAGGCCGTCGACCACGACCTCGGACAGGTCGCCGGGGCCTCGCTGTACGGCGACCACTACCGGGGCCGGGCCCGGGTGGTCTTCGACCTGGACCGCCGGCTGCTGGTCGGCGCGACCTTCGTCGGTCCGGGGGTGGCGGAGCTGCTCCACTCGGCGACGGTGGCGGTGGTGGGCGAGGTGCCGATCGAGCGGCTCTGGCACGCGGTGCCGGCCTATCCGACGATCAGCGAGGTGTGGCTGCGGCTGCTGGAGGACTGCCGGGGCTGA
- a CDS encoding pyridoxamine 5'-phosphate oxidase family protein, which translates to MAEQRPVAELDPRYSDDDAAATEWPQALDRLAAAELYWLSTVRPDGRPHVTPLIAVWVEGALHFCTGGDERKARNLAGNPHCVLTTGTNTLHSGLDVVVEGEAVRLADDDALRAVADAYEAKYGSEWRFEVRNGYFLGSGGNDPVFRVEPVTAFGFRKGEYSQTRWRFGPA; encoded by the coding sequence ATGGCGGAGCAGCGGCCGGTGGCCGAACTCGACCCCCGGTACAGCGACGACGACGCGGCGGCGACCGAGTGGCCGCAGGCCCTCGACCGGCTGGCGGCCGCCGAGCTGTACTGGCTCTCCACCGTCCGCCCCGACGGACGACCGCACGTCACGCCCCTGATCGCGGTCTGGGTGGAGGGCGCCCTGCACTTCTGCACCGGCGGGGACGAGCGCAAGGCCAGGAACCTCGCGGGCAACCCGCACTGTGTGCTCACCACCGGGACCAACACCCTGCACTCCGGTCTGGACGTGGTCGTCGAGGGCGAGGCCGTCCGGCTGGCCGACGACGACGCGCTCCGGGCGGTCGCCGACGCGTACGAGGCCAAGTACGGCAGCGAGTGGCGCTTCGAGGTGCGCAACGGCTACTTCCTCGGCTCCGGCGGCAACGACCCGGTGTTCCGGGTGGAGCCGGTGACCGCGTTCGGCTTCCGCAAGGGCGAGTACAGCCAGACCCGCTGGCGGTTCGGCCCGGCCTGA
- a CDS encoding APC family permease: protein MNDHPPGPSAAPGTTAAPAATTSPAAPGSTAPATGTGTGTGTDPGAGTDAERLAALGYRQELRRSLGVLGNISMGFAVVSPVVGLYAVSQVGMSVAGGAWVWALPVCLLGQILVVCVYSELASQWPLAGGAYQWTRRLAGPSFAWMSGWLWQFAVMFANTTVAYLASPWFFALFGLTPTPARLVLVSAAFMLCCTLVNAYGIDLLRRFVSLGIAAEAIASVLVGLALLLFCRVHGFGLLTDTLHAPAAAGLSAPAAFLAVIAVGGWAFIGFDACVSTAEETRDAGRQVPRAMWYALLSVGVVVILNAVSVALAHPDPAAVVAGADLDPVTAAVTTGFGDWAAKPFVVVVLVSFTACLMASQGGAARGLYSLARDGVFPFSAQVRKVNRHRAPIGGLVAATLVSSAALPLGLRSTAIGSLITFGTAATFLPFFLLCLAALTARLRGHWRPAGQVSYGRAGTALNALAVLWTGLEVVNICWPRTVLAPPGAPWYQVWAALLGVGLVTLAGLGYLVLRRPQRLMRDDGAPDHPTSGAPEPAAR from the coding sequence ATGAACGACCACCCTCCAGGCCCCTCGGCGGCCCCCGGCACGACCGCGGCACCGGCCGCCACCACCTCCCCCGCCGCTCCCGGCTCCACCGCACCCGCCACGGGCACCGGCACCGGGACCGGCACCGACCCGGGTGCCGGCACCGACGCCGAACGCCTCGCCGCCCTCGGCTACCGGCAGGAGCTGCGCCGCAGTCTCGGCGTCCTCGGCAACATCTCCATGGGCTTCGCCGTCGTCTCCCCCGTGGTCGGCCTCTACGCCGTGAGCCAGGTCGGCATGAGCGTGGCCGGCGGCGCCTGGGTCTGGGCCCTGCCGGTCTGCCTGCTCGGCCAGATCCTGGTGGTCTGCGTCTACTCCGAGCTGGCCTCCCAGTGGCCGCTGGCCGGTGGCGCCTACCAGTGGACCCGCCGCCTCGCCGGGCCGTCCTTCGCCTGGATGAGCGGCTGGCTCTGGCAGTTCGCGGTGATGTTCGCCAACACCACCGTCGCCTACCTGGCCTCCCCCTGGTTCTTCGCCCTCTTCGGGCTCACCCCCACGCCCGCGCGGCTCGTCCTGGTGTCCGCCGCGTTCATGCTCTGCTGCACGCTGGTCAACGCGTACGGCATCGACCTGCTGCGCCGGTTCGTCTCGCTCGGCATCGCCGCCGAGGCGATCGCCTCGGTGCTGGTCGGCCTGGCGCTGCTGCTGTTCTGCCGCGTGCACGGCTTCGGGCTGCTGACCGACACCCTGCACGCGCCGGCCGCCGCCGGGCTCTCCGCTCCGGCCGCCTTCCTGGCCGTGATCGCCGTCGGCGGCTGGGCCTTCATCGGCTTCGACGCCTGCGTCTCCACGGCGGAGGAGACCAGGGACGCGGGGCGCCAGGTGCCGCGTGCCATGTGGTACGCCCTGCTCAGCGTGGGGGTGGTGGTCATTCTGAACGCCGTCTCGGTGGCCCTCGCGCACCCCGACCCGGCCGCGGTGGTCGCCGGCGCCGACCTCGACCCGGTCACCGCCGCCGTCACCACCGGCTTCGGCGACTGGGCCGCCAAGCCGTTCGTGGTGGTCGTGCTGGTCTCCTTCACCGCCTGCCTGATGGCCTCACAGGGCGGCGCCGCCCGGGGTCTCTACTCGCTGGCACGGGACGGCGTGTTCCCTTTCTCCGCCCAGGTCCGCAAGGTCAACCGGCACCGGGCACCAATCGGCGGCCTGGTCGCGGCCACCCTGGTCAGCAGCGCCGCCCTGCCGCTGGGCCTGCGCTCCACCGCGATCGGCAGTCTGATCACCTTCGGTACCGCCGCGACCTTCCTGCCGTTCTTCCTGCTCTGCCTGGCCGCCCTGACCGCCCGTCTGCGCGGCCACTGGCGCCCGGCCGGCCAGGTCTCCTACGGGCGCGCGGGCACCGCCCTGAACGCGCTCGCGGTCCTGTGGACGGGCCTGGAGGTGGTCAACATCTGCTGGCCTCGCACCGTCCTCGCCCCGCCCGGCGCCCCCTGGTACCAGGTCTGGGCGGCCCTGCTCGGCGTCGGGCTGGTCACCCTGGCCGGGCTCGGGTACCTGGTGCTGCGCCGCCCGCAGCGGCTGATGCGCGACGACGGCGCCCCCGACCACCCGACGAGCGGCGCCCCGGAACCGGCCGCCCGCTGA
- a CDS encoding TetR/AcrR family transcriptional regulator — MGRPSRALLSREIIAEAALQVVDDLGSEGLTMRVLADRLGVRAASLYNHMSGKDELLDALADLVNAEIDLTPLTALATGPDLRTGLAAYARGYRAVFLRHPNTIALLARRRVEAERQLLGYETLFAALERAGLPPADAAEAAAALDYLVLGSALETFTAGFTRDSADYRPRYPALAGALEASAARGGGPGGLDERGFELALRLLLDGLAARVRPAGAA, encoded by the coding sequence ATGGGGCGACCGAGCAGAGCGCTGCTGAGCAGGGAGATCATTGCCGAAGCGGCGCTCCAGGTGGTCGACGACCTCGGCTCCGAGGGCCTCACTATGCGCGTCCTGGCCGACCGCCTGGGGGTACGGGCCGCCTCGCTCTACAACCACATGTCCGGCAAGGACGAGCTGCTCGACGCGCTCGCCGACCTCGTCAACGCCGAGATCGACCTCACGCCGCTGACCGCCCTGGCCACCGGCCCCGACCTGCGGACCGGCCTGGCGGCCTACGCCCGCGGCTACCGCGCGGTCTTCCTGCGCCACCCCAACACCATCGCGCTGCTCGCCCGGCGCCGCGTCGAGGCGGAGCGCCAGTTGCTCGGCTACGAGACGCTGTTCGCCGCCCTGGAGCGGGCCGGTCTCCCGCCCGCCGACGCCGCCGAGGCCGCCGCGGCCCTGGACTACCTCGTGCTCGGCTCCGCCCTGGAGACCTTCACGGCCGGCTTCACCCGTGACAGCGCCGACTACCGCCCCCGCTACCCGGCCCTGGCCGGCGCGCTGGAGGCCTCCGCCGCGCGCGGGGGCGGGCCCGGCGGGCTCGACGAGCGGGGCTTCGAACTGGCGCTGCGCCTGCTGCTGGACGGGCTCGCCGCCCGCGTCCGGCCCGCCGGCGCCGCCTGA
- a CDS encoding GNAT family N-acetyltransferase, which produces MSHIIRAVRSEDWPRVKELRLTALQDPVAHLAFLETREQALARPDDSWRERTDRAAEGETLLQLVAEQPDGRWLGTVTVLVEPAGELGLFGDVPEQSQTHLVGVFVRPEARGTGLAHELFGAALEWSWELTEPRVERVRLFVHEDNTRAEAMYRRAGFARTGEFVPAPGDGSAKDLELAVARSGARTTDRGREDRARP; this is translated from the coding sequence ATGAGCCACATCATCAGGGCAGTGCGGTCGGAGGACTGGCCGAGGGTCAAGGAGCTACGCCTCACCGCCCTCCAGGATCCGGTGGCGCACCTCGCCTTCCTGGAGACCCGCGAGCAGGCCCTGGCCAGGCCCGACGACTCCTGGCGGGAGCGGACCGACCGCGCCGCCGAGGGCGAGACGCTGCTGCAGCTCGTCGCGGAGCAGCCCGACGGCCGCTGGCTCGGCACCGTCACCGTGCTGGTCGAGCCGGCCGGCGAACTCGGCCTCTTCGGGGACGTGCCCGAGCAGTCGCAGACCCACCTCGTCGGCGTCTTCGTACGCCCCGAGGCGCGTGGCACCGGCCTCGCGCACGAACTCTTCGGGGCCGCGCTGGAGTGGTCCTGGGAGCTCACCGAGCCCAGGGTGGAGCGGGTCCGGCTCTTCGTGCACGAGGACAACACCCGGGCCGAGGCGATGTACCGCAGGGCCGGGTTCGCCCGGACCGGCGAGTTCGTGCCGGCACCGGGTGACGGCTCGGCGAAGGACCTCGAACTCGCGGTGGCCAGGAGCGGGGCCCGGACGACCGACCGCGGCCGGGAGGACCGAGCGCGGCCGTAA
- a CDS encoding thioredoxin family protein yields MSTVELTKENFDELVPGPEGRDFVFIDFWAAWCGPCRQFAPVYEKAAERHQDLVFAKVDTEAQQELAAAFGIQSIPTLAIIREGVLVFSQPGALPEAVFEDLIGKARELDMTEVKRKAAASTGAAGPAETV; encoded by the coding sequence ATGAGCACGGTCGAACTGACCAAGGAGAACTTCGACGAGCTGGTCCCCGGCCCCGAGGGCCGGGACTTCGTCTTCATCGACTTCTGGGCGGCCTGGTGCGGCCCGTGCCGCCAGTTCGCGCCGGTGTACGAGAAGGCGGCCGAGCGGCACCAGGACCTGGTGTTCGCGAAGGTCGACACCGAGGCGCAGCAGGAGCTCGCGGCGGCGTTCGGCATCCAGTCGATCCCCACCCTGGCGATCATCAGGGAGGGCGTGCTGGTGTTCTCGCAGCCGGGTGCGCTGCCGGAGGCGGTGTTCGAGGACTTGATCGGCAAGGCCCGGGAGCTGGACATGACCGAGGTGAAGCGCAAGGCCGCGGCGTCGACCGGTGCGGCGGGACCGGCCGAGACGGTCTGA
- a CDS encoding sigma-70 family RNA polymerase sigma factor: MRVRKDGAVTEQHYGDGDGAGGPPYGPAPDEQLMRTLYRDHAGPLFGFVLRLVAGDRQRAEDVVQETLVRAWRNIDRLDATAGSLRPWLVTVARRIVIDDHRSTLARPREVDPSPLELLPAEDELDRALRFMTISDALDDLTEAHRTVVVETYLKGRTVNEAAAALGIPAGTVRSRIFYALRALKVALEERGVTS, encoded by the coding sequence GTGCGGGTGCGCAAGGATGGCGCTGTGACCGAGCAGCACTACGGCGACGGCGACGGCGCCGGCGGTCCCCCGTACGGCCCGGCGCCGGACGAGCAGCTGATGCGCACCCTGTACCGGGATCACGCGGGTCCGCTGTTCGGGTTCGTCCTGCGCCTGGTGGCGGGGGACCGCCAACGGGCCGAGGACGTCGTGCAGGAGACGCTGGTCCGGGCCTGGCGCAACATCGACCGGCTGGACGCCACAGCCGGGTCGCTGCGGCCCTGGCTGGTGACGGTCGCGCGGCGGATCGTCATCGACGACCACCGCAGCACGCTGGCCCGGCCGCGCGAGGTCGACCCCTCGCCGCTGGAGCTGCTGCCGGCCGAGGACGAACTCGACAGGGCGCTGAGGTTCATGACGATCTCCGACGCGCTCGACGACCTGACCGAGGCCCACCGGACGGTTGTCGTCGAGACCTATCTCAAGGGCCGCACGGTCAACGAGGCGGCCGCCGCGCTCGGTATCCCCGCGGGAACCGTGCGATCGCGGATCTTCTACGCGCTCCGCGCCCTCAAGGTCGCGCTCGAAGAACGAGGAGTGACATCGTGA